In one Cronobacter dublinensis subsp. dublinensis LMG 23823 genomic region, the following are encoded:
- a CDS encoding MarR family transcriptional regulator — MTMTNNEFNVLRVMAEKDIAWTWMMLDRTLALRGIAGFGNVANIVTRLVKMEMVETVYDESTSKPRYRVSEQGHQLLRKPHDD; from the coding sequence ATGACGATGACAAATAATGAATTTAATGTCTTACGCGTAATGGCTGAAAAGGACATCGCCTGGACATGGATGATGCTGGATCGCACTCTTGCTCTGCGCGGCATTGCAGGGTTTGGCAATGTTGCGAATATAGTGACCCGCCTTGTAAAAATGGAAATGGTTGAGACGGTGTATGACGAGAGCACCTCAAAGCCTCGTTATCGTGTCTCAGAACAAGGTCATCAGTTATTAAGAAAACCCCATGATGATTGA
- a CDS encoding DUF2569 domain-containing protein produces the protein MKCIQCNENEPNKASGLCDACEETEACKINGLLYLPAAGLIFSLIFLPVELFDLVSAISAYFSRSGIITWYAAGAAALLLVLIGITAYASWQFFQRKRQTRRAMVIYYLAGVVSALWFAVLPVSLFGATWDNASIRSVLTAAIGVTCWLPYFLKSPRIGQVFVR, from the coding sequence ATGAAGTGTATCCAGTGCAATGAAAATGAGCCGAACAAAGCGTCGGGATTATGCGACGCATGCGAAGAAACTGAAGCCTGTAAAATTAACGGCTTGCTGTATCTGCCAGCCGCCGGGCTTATTTTCAGCCTTATTTTTCTTCCCGTAGAGCTGTTTGATCTGGTCAGCGCGATAAGTGCGTATTTCAGCCGCTCGGGCATTATTACCTGGTATGCGGCGGGCGCGGCGGCGCTGTTGCTGGTGCTGATTGGCATTACCGCCTACGCGAGCTGGCAGTTCTTTCAGCGTAAACGCCAGACGCGCCGCGCGATGGTTATTTACTATCTGGCGGGTGTGGTGAGCGCGCTCTGGTTCGCCGTGCTGCCGGTAAGTCTGTTCGGCGCGACCTGGGATAACGCCAGCATCCGCAGCGTTCTGACGGCGGCCATCGGCGTTACGTGCTGGCTCCCGTACTTTCTGAAATCGCCGCGCATCGGCCAGGTGTTTGTGCGCTAA